The Metabacillus endolithicus nucleotide sequence TATTCAGGAGGTAAGGATTCAACCTTATTATTGCTACTGTTATGGGAAATGCTCTTGTCTTTACCTGTTTATCAAAGAAAAAAGAAGGTGCACTTAATAACTTCTGATACAGGCGTGGAAACACCTGATATGACTGAGTATCTCCATAATGCGATTGATAGCATACAAAGATCTGCTGATGAACAACGGATACCAGTTGAAACAACAATTGTAAAACCAAGTCTTAAACAGTCTTTTTGGTTCAAAGTACTTGGAAGAGGAACTCTTATTTCAACACCTAATACACGTCACCGTTGGTGTACAGCGTCTTTAAAAATCTACCCATCACAATATAAACTAAAAGAACTTTTATCACAAGCTCCAATTAGGATAGGAGACCAAGCGAAGCATCAACTTATTCTTATGCTTGGTACCAGAAATGAAGAAAGTGCTAGGAGAAGGGCTTCAATAGCCAAGTGGGAATTAAGTGAAGAATCTTATTTTAGTGGTCATAGTGATTTTGATGAAATCCTTTGCTATGGCCCTTTGAAATTTATTTCCTCTGATTTTCTCTGGTATAAACTTATGGATTATACTGTTTTTCCCTTTGGAGTAAAGTTAAGTGATCTAACACTACAATATGGTGAATCTATTATGGAGTGTGGTATGAAAACAAGTAGTGATCAAGGAAACGCTTGTGGTGCTGCTGGAAGCAGAGCAGGATGCTGGACTTGCGGAATGCTGAGTGGGAATGATCCGATGCTTGTTCGCCATATTGAAGAAGGGAAAACCAAATACCAGTATCTATTGGAATGGAAAAACCTTATGTTACGAATGCGGAATGATATCCGATTTCGAGAGGTATTACCTAGACAACTCTTTAAAAGAAATTAAAGGTTTTGAAGTTGGAAAGAGAATCATCGAATTATCTTAGTTTCTTTGAAGAAGGCGATTTAAGTCATAGACACAGGTATGAATCATTTAAACGTGTAAGTTATGAGGAATATCTTCCAGGTGCTATGACTGTTATGGGAAGACGAATTTTGTTGGAATACCTCCTATTTATCCAAGAGGAAACGGGCTATTCTTTAATTCAAGAGGATGAAATAGATGCTATATTAAACTGCTGGGTAGAAGTTGATGGGATTTCTGTTAAAAGGGATGAATTAAATCCTAGAGAATTTGATTATGATGGAGAATTAATTTTCCTTCCTAATAAAACGATTAACCAAAAATTAACGAAGAATCCTCACCCAGTTTTTTATATTACAGTAGAGTTAAATATGAGCGAAGATAAATTATTTGAATTTCTTAAAGAACGACAACAAGCTACTGGGAAATCGTACTTTTTCTTCCCATCTTCTCTTGATTTTAAGAAAAGACAAGCTGTTTGGAATAGAGCTAGCTTTGTAGTTTGTAATAGAGGGATTGAGAATGATTTACAAGCCGCTGAAGAGGTATATAAATGGCTTGGCTGGTCTTATGGTTCATTTACAGATAGGACACATAAGGCTGCTATAAACCATCTTATGCTTAGTGCTATAGGTGAAGCGTTAGGGAAGCAAGAGCAAAGTTACGGGTTTATATCTGGCGAAGCTTTACCAGAACACCAAGAAGGAGTATTTTCTCTTGTTAACTTAGAGTGATTTACATTTAAAGAAAAATTTGGTATTACTTATTGGAGGTGTTGTGATAGATGTCGGAGAAACTTAATTATCATGGATTTTTACATAACCTTGCCCCTAAAATGGACAAGGTTCTAGATATATTTCGTACTGAATCAACAAAAGATGATATAAAGTCTAATTGGTTCGGAGATTTGGTACTATTAATCATAAAGGATTTAAAAAAATTTTATAAGCCAGTTACAACGGTTGGTAAGATGAAAATAGCAAACTTAACTGGACTTCCAATAATAGGTGGAGCTGTTGCCAGTGTTATTACATGGTTTGCGGAATTGCATTGGGCGTTGATAGCTGGAATAACACTTCTAGTCTTTGTGGCCATCTTTCTTTGCCTAATTCCTTTTTATAAGGATAAAATGCTTAATATCTACCATCCTTATTTTAATTTACAGGCTTATAAGAAATATAGACCAATTGAATATGAATTGTTAAATCATACTGTGTATGATAAACACTTTTCATATAGCGGATTGGCAGCCTATGTTACTGGTGTTCTAACAAAACAAGACGAAGATTCTAAGATTGTTCAAGCTATTACTACACAATATAATAAACAAGAGGAAAATCTAAAAAATGAAATACTAGAATTGCGAAACAGAGAACAGTCAGCAATGGATGAGTACCGTGACACAATTAAAGAGCTTGATTTAGAAATAGAAGTCTATGAGTCAACGGTTAGTTATTTGGTTCATTTAATAGATCATATTCAAAAGATTTTACTTAGAATATCGTCTGATGATTTTGATTATCCAGATTTAGCGATCATATCTGACTTTACACTTTATGAATACCAAGAAGGAATGAAGCTAAAAAAGATAGCTGATGTAGGAACAACAGCGGAATTTCCGAAATATATTGATTTGGAAAGAGAAATGCACCATCCAAAAATACAGTCTATTATAGATGTTTTTAACAGTACTACATCGGACATGTATCATAATCAACCAGAAGATGGTTATGAAGTTGTTTCATACAAGATGAAAATGGGAAAAGAAAGAAATAATACTATTTGGATAATTTCTTTACAGATTAACAAGTCAGTTAATGAAAGAGGTCTTCTATTATCTGTTTCAAATGATATAGTAGATAAAAGAGTTATTTACAAGATTCTTCTTGGTTTAAGTCGTATTCTATATGATAAAATTGAGAGAGAAGAGAAGAAAGAAATTTGGATCTAATGTCACTTCAAAAATCTAGTACGGAAAAATTAGGTGCTCGTTCTCAAGTGGTTCCAATAAGGTCCCAAGCGGAAATAATTGCAGAACGTAGAAGAGCAAGAAGAGCAAGAATTAATCTAGCAGATTCAAGAGCGCGAAGTATTCTGAATGGTACTGCAGATATTCCTGCAAGTATTACAATAAGAGATCCGAAAAATGAATTTGATTTATATAGAGAAGATATAAATAAAGCTATTTCAGAAATAGCTGCTATAAAAGAATAATAAAAACCCCTTAATAGATGATCTATTAAGGGGCTTTTTTGTATTTATTAACTAGATATGTATAAATGCTAGATTCTCCTGGACATACTTGCTACTAAAGAAGAACAAAGGGAGAGGTTGGCTTGAGCGATAAAAAAGTAATTAATATGAATTCAAAATCTAGACCGTTAAAAGGTAAGAATCAGGATGAGTTGATAGCCGAAAGAAGAAAAAAAGGAAAGAAAAATTAGCACCTTTACTTAAGAAAAGGTAAAAAACGGAATAATAATATATGTTAAAATAAATCCCTGTATACTTAGAAAAGTCATGTGAATGGGGAAGATATTTCATGGAAGAAACAAAAGAATTAGGTAACCAAAAAGCAGTAGAGTACGATCTAAGTATTGTTTATGATTACCGAACACATCCCGATAAGATCAGTGGTCGTTGCGATCATTGTAATCATGCGTTATTCGACAGTTCAGTCAAAAAATATGAATATATAAGAAAATGCAGAAACTGTGGGATGATGAAAAGTATTTAATTGGTATCTTTAATGTGAGGTCTTAGTTTATAATAATGTAAATCCTACTCTAGTAGCTATTAATATTCATAAAATATATTGCCTTCAATTAAAAGTTAGAAGGAATTAGGAATAGATAGCGATAGATCTATTTGAATAACGAAAGCTATATTGTTTAATTAATATAAATAAAAAAGCCTCATCAGCTTCAAAGAAGCTGGTGGGCTTTATATATAGGTCAACGAAAACAATAGAAAAGAACCAAACTCTCGATATATGAGTTTGGTTCTATTACTATCTGTTTTAAAACAGACAAACTTAGGTGGATTTGAAATCGATTTGCAATTAATAATAAAAAGCTCAAGTTCTACCTGTGAATCTGTACTGAGTCTTACTTATGGACAAAGAATATTTAGTTCTGGATTTGGATACTTTTAGCTTCAATTTGTGGAGGATCTGAGTCTTTAATGACTTTTTGAGGGCCAAGCCAAACTTTTACTTCTTGTCCCATTTTTACTTTTGTTTCCCCTTCATAAATTACTTTATGATATAAGAATTTAGTATCTTCGAATAATTCTACTTTTGGGATATCTTTTATTTCATCAAATTCATTTTTAGTTATGTCAGATACCATAATGAACCCCATCTTATTCTCTTCTAAAATATACCCTTTTAAATCATATGGATCGCTATTCGCAGTAGATTTACCACATGCTACTAAAACAGTTAAGATGACAGAAATTAAAATCAATTTAATAAATTTCAATATTTTAACCACCTTTCCGAAAGAGTGTCTTAGTTTGATTATACTTCAATATACTATGAGTATATTACATAATTTATTATAAATTATAAATATTGCAATTAATGTAATATAATGGTAAATTAATTGTTGTAAAATTCTAATAATAGGGGTGTTGAATTGAGGGAATTATTGAAAAATCTGCTAACTACCATTTCTGTGTGTTTTTTTCTATTTTACTTATTCAAAATACGACTGTCTTAGCTGAAGGGAAATCAAGTAAAAATACTTCAGAAACACTTATAGAAGAGGAGGACAGTTTTGATGAAGTAAGTTATGGGATAAAGTTTAGAAAAGAAGCAGGACTAGATTCTTCAAAGGAAAAAGTAGAGAAATTAATAAGAGAGCATAAAATTAATAAGGATTTGTATGTTGAAGATTTTGGAACTGTTTTAGAAAAAAGTGAGCATGATAAGTTAATTAAACGTATAGAAAAATTAGATAAACTTTTACCAAAGGTCGAAGCTGAATTCAAGAGCAAACAAAAAAGTCGTTATGGTGGATTATACGTAAATCATCAAGAAGATGGAGCAGTATATATTGGTTTGAAAAATGGGAGTTCTACTGAATTGAATAACACAAAAAAATTATTAAAGTATGAAAATATTAAATTTTTTAATGTTAACTATTCAGAAGAAGACCTAATGACTGCAAAGGATACTTTACATAGTGTAAAAGAAAAATTAACTAAAAATGGAGTTGAAATTACGTCAGTAATTCCAAACATACCATTAAATAGATTGGATATAAGTGTCGAACAGTTAAATAGTGAAACTGCCTCTATTATTCAGAAATTTATAGGTAATATTCCTATAGACTTAACAGATAATTTTAGCCAAGTAGTGGAAGCAGATAGATATAGTGGTAATGAAGTTATTCAAGGTGGTCTAGAAATCAGGAATATAGATACGGGGGACGGTTGTACTTCTGCTTTTACTGCGTATAGAAATACATCAGCAGGTACATTATATTATACCCTTACTGCAGGGCACTGTGCGACAGGGTTGTACCAAGAGTTTCGACATGGAACATTAAAGTTTGGATCTGTAGCAAATCATTATAACAGTAGCTTTTTAGACGCGGCTGCCATAACGTTAGCGCCAAACAGGAAAACACATTACATTTTTGGAGAATACTCAAATAGTTATGAAATCACTGGATTGAAGACATCATACTATGTTGGGGATTTTGCATGTATGGTTGGGAAAACAACTGCTAAAACAGTATGTGGTAGCATTGGTGCAACCAGTGCGGATTTAGATACCGTAAGAGATGTTGTTTCAGTAAACTATTACTCGCAAGGTGGTGATAGCGGAGGCCCGGTATATAATTACGGAAAAGCTATGGGAATTCATAATGGTAGATATATCACAGGTGGATACACTCTAAGGTATTTTGCTAAAATTGGTAAAATCCTAGATGCTTTTTACATGGATGGAATTGTTGTGAAATAATACCTTTATTAAATGTAGTCACTTGGGATAAAAGGTTTAAATAGGAAATCATATATAAACTATTAAGATCTAGGAGTAATCCCTCAAACGAAATAGAAGAATAAATATCGCAACATTATAATTGTATTCGTGATAATACTAGATTATAATTTAGTTATTAGTTATTTTTCTTGCTCAATTGAGCCTTTTACTGAAGTTATAAGCCCTATAGGGTGGAATAAACACACCACAAGTGTGTCTTTCCTCTCTATAGGCTTTTTTGTGTTTTATATCAAATTAGCGCATGGAGGGGAACGGAAGTGGCATTTATTACAGAAGAAACTATCGAAAAGGCTAGAAATATAGATTTACTTTTTTTGGCTCAACAACTTGGTGAGTCTCTACATCGTTCGGGACAAAGCTTTTTTACTTATCGTAATGGTGGTGAAAATACTCCGTCCCTTTCCATTAATCCTACTAAACACGTTTGGAAGGACTTTGGTGGAACTGCTGGTGGAAAGGATGCAATTAGTTTTTATTGCTACCGCAAATATAATGACCCTTATTTAAAAGGTAAGGATTTTGTACAAGCGGTTGAAGAAATTTGTGAGCTATGCGGTATTCCTATTGAATATCAAGATGGCGGCAGTCGTACATTTGATGATGTTGTTTATAAACCTAGGATTGAGATTCAAAAAGAATCACCTAAAGCAACTCCTGGGTATTTACATGAAGTCTACTCTAAATGGATCAAGCAATTTGATCTCAAAAAGCCACATCTTTTTCACTTGAAAGAAGTGAGAAAAATAGGTCCACAGGTAGCGAAAATTAGAATGTATCGTTCTTATTCAGATGATATGAAAGAAAGATATGGTATTACTAAACAGCTTGCTGCTAAAGGAGTTAAGCTAGATGGAGTTCCGGGATTTGCAGTTAAAGAAGGGAAATATGGACCTTATTGGACGTCTGTTGGTAGAGCTGGTTTGTTAATTCCATTTCGTAGCATCAATAACGAAATTCAAGGATTTCAAATCATGTTTGATGAAAAGCCTGCTAATGGTCAAAAGTACGGTTGGTTCTCTTCACCTATTAATCCTGATAAAGGAACAATACAAGGTGCTGAAATAGGAAATCCAGTGCTACCTTATCATGCAGCTGTTCCCGCTCAAGTTCTATTAAATTGGATCTTGTATAAAGGAGAACTCAGTGACCATATGGAGACTGATACTGTATGGTGGGGCGAAGGTGCATTAAAAGGAGATATAGCTTCGAATTATACAAAACAGATACATTTACAAGTACCTGGAGTGAATAATTGGAGACTCCTTTTAGAACCTACTATTTCATTACGACCAAAGCGTGTGATCTTTAGTTTTGATGCAGATGCTCAAACAAAAGAGGATACTGTTCAAACTAATGTATTAAACGCAATAGAAGGTGCGAAAAAAGAACTCAAACCACATGGAATAGAGTTAGCGATTGCATTATGGCCAGTTGAAAAAGGTAAAGGAATCGATGACCTTGTAAATAACGGTTATAAGCCTCAAATCGTCTCTATTTAGTTGAGTTTAATTATATTACAGAAAAGAAGTTACTAATCAGTGGCTTCTTTTTTTTACTTTAAAGGAGGTGATTTTATGTAATCCATGATAGAAAAACTCATGAATTATTTAAGATTAAACACATTACACATTTTAGGAGGAAGAAAAAATGAATCAATTATCTTTTGTGAGTGAACGTACAGACAGCTCGTTAGTAAAAGAGTCTGTTGAAAGGTTATATGAAGTGGAAGGAGATGTTTCTAACCTAAATTTAAGTGAATTACTTTGTTTAATGATAGGGACAGGAACAAAAAAGACTTCATTGCAGCAAATGGTTAATCAAATCCTTGATATGAAGCGAGAGTATGGATTAAAGGGATTAACTGTTGAAAGAGTTATGACGATTGAGGGATTCACTAAACGCAAAGCGGAAATGTTTATTGCTGCTCTAGAGTTAGGTAGGAGAGTTTATAACGAAAAAGCAGAGAGTCGCTATGTGATTAGGTCACCCAAAGATGCTGCTGATTTCTTAGAGTATCTTAAGGATTATAATCAAGAGCACTTTGTTGCTTTGTTTTTAAATACAAAGAATGAAGTTCTTCTTAAGAAAACTATTTTTGCTACTTTAAACGCAAGCATAGTGCACCCTCGCGAGATCTTTAACGAAGCATTAATGAGAAGTGCTGCTTCCGTTATTGTAGCTCATAACCACCCATCCGGGCATTCGGCTCCTTCACGTGAGGATATTGAAGTCACGAAGAGACTAGTTGAAGTTGGGAAAATTGTAGGTATTGAGGTTTTAGATCACGTTATTGTGGCAGCCAATGATTTTACATCTATAAAGGAAAAGGGTCATGTTTGATCAACTTCAGCTACAGCAATCTCATTGCTTAAGGGATAAGAGAGGGCATGACTTTAAATAAAGGAGATAGAGTAGAAGTTTACTATAACCTTGTTAAAGGTGGAATTTTTTCAATTAAAAGCCTGGTAAAAGGTACATGTTATGGGAAGGTGGTTGCCTATGCCCCCACTGTACTTATGTCTAATGGGAAATTCGTAGTTAGTAAGCCAGGTATTGAAAAAATAAGAAGTGAGCAACGAAAAAGAGTTTGTGCAGTTGTTCGCGGAACCTTTGAGGGAATAGGTTCTCCTATAAACGGAGAAAAGGTCTATTTTAACCCTTACATTACTGACTTATTTACAAGAGCATCTGATGGAGTTGAAGTACATTCAGCCGAGATGATCTATTTTTATAACAATATTTGTGAGGTTCATTAATTACACATTTTAGGAGGATGAAAGATGAAAGCGAAATTTCGTACTGAAAAGGTTGAATATGTAATAGAAAATGGTGGTTATTCTCGAAATGGACATTTTGTACAAGGAGAGGTCAAGTTAAAGTCACTATCTATTGGAAGTGAAGCTCAGATTGAAATAAAAACAGGAGCATACACTCAACTTATTCGTACTGATATTGTTCATTCAATTGATCTTTGCCCAGCTATCTTTAAAATGCAAATGGCTACTGAAGTCCATCCGTATCGTATTAAAGTGGTAAATAAGAATTCTAAACCAGGGATTTTTATGAAAATCGGTACAGAGAAGGAAATTCAAGCTTATGTAAAAGATAGATTTAAGGGTAAAAGAGTAACATACGCAATTGAGCCAATCCCTACAAGATTGGAGCTGGTTCAATAATGAAGACTTATAATGTAGGTGAAAAAATCGAAGTGATTTTAAAAGGGAATAAAAAACCGATTAAAGCCGAATTCGTAAAATGGCAACCTATTGAAGATCGAGCGGGTAACTTCTTTTTAGTTTTAAACTTTAAGGGAGAACTGCGATATATCATCGATGGATTTATTGGTTTTATTAATGGACAACCTTTTACACCAATTGAGCTTAGTAGGGTAAGTAATTAAATAATACATTACTTAGAAAACCGATTCTTTTTATGGATCGGTTTTTTATTTTTAGGAGGAAAAATAAATGGCTAGGATTGCATCGCAAAGTAAAGGTGGATTTTACGCAACACCAGAAGGACAATTATCACTTATATTACCTCACCTTCAGATTAATCAAGATGAGGAAACTGAAGTAATAAATCTATTAGATCCTTGTGCTGGTGAAGGGAAGGCTCTTAAACAGATTTCTCAGTATCTACAAACGTATGACGTAGCAGTTGCAAGCTTTGGTGTAGAGCTTGAAAAATCTAGAGCAAAAAAAGCTGAGGAACTATTAGATGTTGTCATAAATGAGGGATATGAATCGATAAGGACGGAACCTAAATATAGTTTGTTATGGCTTAACCCTCCTTACGATGAAGTATTTCATGAGAGAACTGAATTACGCTTTCTCAGGACGCTGACCAGCAAAACAAAAAACGTACTCGTTGATAATGGGTTACTAATGTTCTGTGTACCTCAATATGTGTTAGGAGCATGTTCTTCTGTTCTAGCTGGGAGGTTCAAGGATATAAAAGTTTATCGTTTCACTGACGAAGCGTATCCGGTATTTAAGCAAGTTGTTGTTTTTGGAAAGTTTGGAAAGCCTCATTCCAGTGAAGCTAGAAAACAAACGAAAGCATACCTTAAAGAAATAGCGGATCAAGGTCCTGAAGTGTTACCAACCATTGAAGAGATTGAAGAAATGTTTATAGTGCCTAGTAGCACAGACATTCAATGCTTTAGAGCTGGTAAATTACGTAATGAAGAACTTGCTGAAGATCTTGCTCAATCACTCGCCTATCAAGAATTTGAGAAAAGAGTTACACCAAAAGCGAAGAACAGTACGATGAAAAATCCGCTTCTTCCTTTAAAGGTGACTCACGCAGGTATAGCCGTTGCTAGTGGAGCAATAGGAGGAAACTTCGGAAATCACATCATTGTAGGTGTAACAAAGCAGGTCAATGAAAAACAAGAAGTACTCGATGAAGAAGGATTAGCGAAACAGGAAGTATATATCAAACATTACAAAAGTGTCGTTCGTGTATTTACCACTGATGGTATACATGAGATTCAATAGGAGGAACTAATTGTGAGATTAATATCAAATATAGATTGTGGTTACTGTCATGATCAGAACGCCTTAGCTTTATGTGAAGAATGCGGAGGAAAAGGATATCTGCAGATTAGGTTTTCGAAAGATATCCCACACTATTTATCTTTATCATATGTGAAGTTTGATCCGCTACCAGGACTCTTTGGAGTGTTTTTGTTAGAAGATGAGATATTAGGTGTAGGTAATGTTGATATTTCATTTCATAGCCTAGTCATTTATGATCTTCAATCTTTTAAAGGAATTTACGGACAATCTTTAATGGTGAAAAGCCTTTGCAAGATGGAAAGTATACATTCTATTCATGGATTCACTACCAGTCAGGATGCTATCTTTTGGGAGATTCTTGGAGCAGATATACAAAGAGACAAGCAGGAATGGACTTTTACTATCTTCGTTGGAGTAAGAAGCCCCTATACAAAGTAGGAATGCTCATTTTAATTGGTC carries:
- the radC gene encoding RadC family protein → MNQLSFVSERTDSSLVKESVERLYEVEGDVSNLNLSELLCLMIGTGTKKTSLQQMVNQILDMKREYGLKGLTVERVMTIEGFTKRKAEMFIAALELGRRVYNEKAESRYVIRSPKDAADFLEYLKDYNQEHFVALFLNTKNEVLLKKTIFATLNASIVHPREIFNEALMRSAASVIVAHNHPSGHSAPSREDIEVTKRLVEVGKIVGIEVLDHVIVAANDFTSIKEKGHV
- a CDS encoding phosphoadenosine phosphosulfate reductase; translation: MFSSGTIRMNDIFEEIKEHMKKVYLMEDVPLALAYSGGKDSTLLLLLLWEMLLSLPVYQRKKKVHLITSDTGVETPDMTEYLHNAIDSIQRSADEQRIPVETTIVKPSLKQSFWFKVLGRGTLISTPNTRHRWCTASLKIYPSQYKLKELLSQAPIRIGDQAKHQLILMLGTRNEESARRRASIAKWELSEESYFSGHSDFDEILCYGPLKFISSDFLWYKLMDYTVFPFGVKLSDLTLQYGESIMECGMKTSSDQGNACGAAGSRAGCWTCGMLSGNDPMLVRHIEEGKTKYQYLLEWKNLMLRMRNDIRFREVLPRQLFKRN
- a CDS encoding DUF3221 domain-containing protein, which gives rise to MKFIKLILISVILTVLVACGKSTANSDPYDLKGYILEENKMGFIMVSDITKNEFDEIKDIPKVELFEDTKFLYHKVIYEGETKVKMGQEVKVWLGPQKVIKDSDPPQIEAKSIQIQN
- a CDS encoding DUF6094 domain-containing protein, which codes for MARIASQSKGGFYATPEGQLSLILPHLQINQDEETEVINLLDPCAGEGKALKQISQYLQTYDVAVASFGVELEKSRAKKAEELLDVVINEGYESIRTEPKYSLLWLNPPYDEVFHERTELRFLRTLTSKTKNVLVDNGLLMFCVPQYVLGACSSVLAGRFKDIKVYRFTDEAYPVFKQVVVFGKFGKPHSSEARKQTKAYLKEIADQGPEVLPTIEEIEEMFIVPSSTDIQCFRAGKLRNEELAEDLAQSLAYQEFEKRVTPKAKNSTMKNPLLPLKVTHAGIAVASGAIGGNFGNHIIVGVTKQVNEKQEVLDEEGLAKQEVYIKHYKSVVRVFTTDGIHEIQ
- a CDS encoding S1 family peptidase, with amino-acid sequence MFFSILLIQNTTVLAEGKSSKNTSETLIEEEDSFDEVSYGIKFRKEAGLDSSKEKVEKLIREHKINKDLYVEDFGTVLEKSEHDKLIKRIEKLDKLLPKVEAEFKSKQKSRYGGLYVNHQEDGAVYIGLKNGSSTELNNTKKLLKYENIKFFNVNYSEEDLMTAKDTLHSVKEKLTKNGVEITSVIPNIPLNRLDISVEQLNSETASIIQKFIGNIPIDLTDNFSQVVEADRYSGNEVIQGGLEIRNIDTGDGCTSAFTAYRNTSAGTLYYTLTAGHCATGLYQEFRHGTLKFGSVANHYNSSFLDAAAITLAPNRKTHYIFGEYSNSYEITGLKTSYYVGDFACMVGKTTAKTVCGSIGATSADLDTVRDVVSVNYYSQGGDSGGPVYNYGKAMGIHNGRYITGGYTLRYFAKIGKILDAFYMDGIVVK
- a CDS encoding DUF3854 domain-containing protein produces the protein MAFITEETIEKARNIDLLFLAQQLGESLHRSGQSFFTYRNGGENTPSLSINPTKHVWKDFGGTAGGKDAISFYCYRKYNDPYLKGKDFVQAVEEICELCGIPIEYQDGGSRTFDDVVYKPRIEIQKESPKATPGYLHEVYSKWIKQFDLKKPHLFHLKEVRKIGPQVAKIRMYRSYSDDMKERYGITKQLAAKGVKLDGVPGFAVKEGKYGPYWTSVGRAGLLIPFRSINNEIQGFQIMFDEKPANGQKYGWFSSPINPDKGTIQGAEIGNPVLPYHAAVPAQVLLNWILYKGELSDHMETDTVWWGEGALKGDIASNYTKQIHLQVPGVNNWRLLLEPTISLRPKRVIFSFDADAQTKEDTVQTNVLNAIEGAKKELKPHGIELAIALWPVEKGKGIDDLVNNGYKPQIVSI